One Aegilops tauschii subsp. strangulata cultivar AL8/78 chromosome 2, Aet v6.0, whole genome shotgun sequence genomic window, cctgtcaaccaagtgcactgcgtgtgttagcgcgaggccgagcagggggccctgcgaggccgagcctggaacaagccggagcaggcggcgacgcggcgtgccgcggcgccgcatgcgtaggcgagtccatcacaccccgtcgcctccctgtctatctttggGGTGTGGCTCTGTGGTTGCATGCATCCTAgggttggaaaaacagaatgtccgcactacgcctgtcaaccaagcgcactgcatgcattagcgcgaggccgagcaggggggtgggaggggggtcatgacccccctccccaccccctgtgaggccgagcctggaaccagccggagcaggcggcgacacGAGGTGCCGTGGCGCCGCATgcgtaggcgagtccgtcacaccccgtcgcctccctgtttatcttaggggtgtggctctggggttgcatGCGTCCTGtggttggaaaaacagaatgtccgcactgcggtCAACCAAGTGCACtgcatgcgttagcgcgaggACGAGCAAGGGGTGggagggggtcgtgacccccctccccacccccctgcgaggccgagcctggaacgagccggagcaggcggcgacgcagCGTGCCACGGCGCTGCATGCataggcgagtccgtcacaccccgtcgcctcctttTCTATCTTAGGGGTATGGCTctagggttgcgtgcgtcctagggttggaaaaacagaatgtccgcactgcgcttgtcaaccaagcgcactgcatgcGTTAGCGCGACGCCGAGTTGGGAACGAGCCGAAGCAGGCTGCGACGCGGCGTGCCACGGCGCTGCATgcgtaggcgagtccgtcacacctcgtcgcctccctgtctatcttaggggtgtggctctaggGTTGCATGTGTCCTAGgtttggaaaaacagaatgtctgcactgcgcctgtcaaccaagcacactgcgtgcgttagcgcaaGGCCAAGCACGGGGGTGGGAGGAGGGTCGTGACcacccctccccacccccctgcgaggccgagcctggaacgagccggagcaggcggcgacgtggcgtgccgcggcgtcgcatgcatAGGCGAATCCGTCACACCCAGTCGCCTCCCTGTCTGTCTTaagggtgtggctctggggttgcgtgcgtcctagggttggaaaaacagaatgtccgcactgcgcctatcaaccaagcgcactgcatgcgttagcgcgaggccgagcaggggggtgggaggggggtcgtgaccctcccccctcctccccacCCTCCTGCGaagccgagcctggaacgagccggagcaggcggcgacgcggcgtgccgcggtgccgcatgcgtaggcgagtccgtcacaccccgtcgcctccctttcACACCCCGTGCGCATGTCAACCAAGCCAGGGTGTGACGTGGGATTGTGCTGTTGTAGTCAAGTGAAAAGATTCGCCAAGTGGAGGAGGCGGTTTGACTCGGGCTAGTCGTGGTAGTGTTCTTGATTGGCTGGAAAAACAATCGTCTAAGTGAAGTGCAATGCTTTATTGATAGCACATCTTCCGTGCCATACCGAACTGCACAGCGGACTGCATTTTTTTAGGTGGGGGGTAATGGAGTTACTTGCTAGTTGTGCGTCGTTAGGCTTGTTTGTTTTGTCCTGTGAGAATTTGTTGGGTCCGTTGGGGGTGTAAGACGCATTGGGCCCAAGTCGGCCTGTGAGCACGGCTGGTTCCCGGTGCGATGTGTGTGTGCcctaatgtttagtcccacctcgcccacTGAGAGCGCCCTtgacctgtttataagcgctgGCGAGGCATCTCTATCGATCTCCTCTGGTTACTTGTTTGGGCGCTTATACACGGCGCTCATTGCCCTTAATTCTCTGACCTATGGGCCCATGTGTGCCCGGCCCCATGCAATGTGGCTCAGAACGACTCGCCTACTGTGGGCGCAGACCTATTATGAGACAGGCTGGGGCCCGGTTGCACCTGGGTGGTCAAAAAAATTCCTTATCTGAAGCATTTTTTTCTTTTGGAGTATATATATTTCGTGGTAGTAGAAATGATGTCATTTGTACTGCTTGCACAAACGTTGAGGACTGCACTGCGCGTACCATGTCTGTGTGTTGTACACTGCACAAAAGTTGCTGCAACCCCTCTCGTTCTACATTTAAGCATGTACTGCACTTCATGTATACACTTTGTGAACTGCCTTATATTTCTTCGGTGAACTCTATTCACGTTTGTTTAGAATGGTCTGCGGATTATATTGTTCTAGAAATATTAATACTAATGGTCTTTTTCTATAATTACTATTGTGGACTGCATGTGGACACGTCTGTACTGCTTATTTTTACCATTGTGAACTGCATTAATCTTTCTTTTTTAGGTATGAGTTGTAGTCAAATTACTTAATTTTTTTGTTTAGCATTGTTTTTTAATATGTTTTGTATGTGTGTAGTATGTTTTGGTATCACACATTAAATTTTTCAAAGTTGTCTGGATACTTGTTCTAATACAAACTAAGTTCAGTAAAAGCAAATGATCACACGCAAACTGACGATACATAAGCAAACAACAGAAAGAAATTTTGATGATAATTCTAAAACGACACTGTTTTTACAAAAGAAATGTTCGATATGAAGCAACGGACATAATCAAAAGCTTGCACACATGAAACAAAGAACAACACAACCACTAAAGTAAAATGAAACTAAACATATCCCTGATTATTTCTAGTTGTTGTATTGGATtacagccttgttcttcttcttctttgcttCCTTGTCTCTTTTTGCCCTGTCCAGTCCCATTATGACATAGTAGATGATTCTCCACGACTCATATGTTGCGAATGCATCTATTGTTGCATACTTGATAAGCTTGTCTGGCAGCGGGCAAAATCCCCACAGAGTATGGTCCTCCTTGCGGTTAATTTTTTCTTCATGTCATGGTAGTGAATGTTTATCATCCTGCCGGCAACATCAGCCAAAGAGTCAAATTCCTTTTTATTGTATGGGTCTCTCTATTCCACCTGAATATCAATGTAGTTGTCAGAGTTGATCTCCAATCCAGATAGCTTCAGCTTGCTTTTGTCTCTTTCAATGGAGAATTCGACGAAGGTGTACTCACCATTCATAAGGAATTTGTCTAGTTCCATTGGCCTGCAAGATGTTTGTATAGACTGAATATAGTTTATTTCTTAGAACTaccaatttttttttgttttttctgaaACTGAAATGCAATATGTATACCTGAATCTGTTGCAGTGAGTAGCTGCTAATACTTTGTACATCATAACTAGTAAATCTGATAATAGATTGCATAAACAATGCATGTTTTGTGCATGTTTGTATTCTTGAATTGAATTTCATACATGTTTTATATAGTAATGCTGTAGTTTTCTATTGTTCAGTCAAACAATTTGTATTTGGTAACACAAAGTAAAACTGCGTGTATCGCTAGATCATATAATTCAAGAATTGAACTCGTGAGTTACATGGAGCCAGATGAAAACTGTCAATGAATTCCTATGCCATGCTTTTTTTAAATGAGAACCAAAGTTTAAATAATGGCAATTGCAATGAAGAAAATTTAAAATAAATATTGACAAGCAATAGTACAGATTGATAGTTATTCTGACCTGTCTTTAGCTGCAGAGATGTGGTAGACAAGGCATTCTTTTTCTACACATAGCTGGAGCACTGCTGCCCGTTGTCGCTTCACGTAGTGCGTGTACTCGACATCAACGCCGACTAGTTTGACGGGCATTCCACCGAGCTTCCTCCTGAGCGTGGACAACATCTTGTCCACGTCTTGACCCTTGCTTGTGAAAACGACATGGAGCTTGTGGTTGCCGTCGAGGTCGACGTCGTGGAGCTCCCTGGTGTACCTGCGGCGCTGCTTGTACAGAGGTGCATCCGCCATGACTCTCCTCTGCTCTCTCATGTTTGTTCTGAGAGAGAGGTTATTGAAAGGAAGTGTGGAGAAGAAGATGCAATGGGGTTTTGGGGGGGACGAAGCAGTTGTGTTTTCTCCTCTGCTCTCCTCTGCTCTCCGTGACAGGACGTGGGAGAGGTGGAGTGGGGTGGTAGCGTGGGTGGGCTGTGTTTTTAGTTACGTGGCAACTGTAGGGAGGTTCTGCTCTGAAGAGGCTGTGTTAGTGCGTTGGAAATCCGGAACGTCGTCGCCTCTTTTTTCGTGACTAGTTCAGGTATGCACGCAACTGTTAGAAAATGTGATGATTGTGTTTTCGGTGAATTTTCCTAGTAAGTGGACTTCTTCGCTATCACAAAAGAACTGCACATGTCCACATAGTGTACTGCATGGAAGTGAAATTTATTCTTCGTCCACTGAATTATATCGGATCAGGATTCACACAGATGTATGCACATTTAGTTTTTTGATGGagttctttctttttttctctttttttatttttgatgGTAAATGCAGCTTTAGTGTGGATGAGGGTAGTGTGGGTAGGGGTGTCGGACTGCTTTGCTTAACTAACAGGGCTGCATTCTTCATTTTAGCCATACTGCATTGCAGTAGAAAGAGAAGTGCAtttcagaagaaaaaaagaatACTTCGTGCTTCCACGTGGCGAACTGCATTGTTGTACGTCGCGGACTGCATTTGTACGTTGACTTCGGGCTTCCTGCGTTTTATTTGTTAAGAGCGAACTGTAGTTTCTGGCAGTGCCCACGCacattttttgttgttgttatataTTTAAAAAACGTTTCTCATTTTTATTTGATGTTTTGTTTTTGTACTTAATGTTTTTTTAGCGGGCCGTGTTGGGCTTGTGTTCGGGGAGTGAAGACACATTGGGCTCAAGTCGGCCTGTGAGCACGGCTGGTTCCCCGTGCGCTGTGTGTGTGCtctaatgtttagtcccacctcgcccgcggAGGGCGTGCTCGACCTGCTTATAAGCGCTGGTGAGGCAGCCGTATACACGGCGCTCGCTGCTCTATGCTCgctgacctgtgggcccatgTGTGCCCGGCCCCGTGCATAGTGGCTCAGAACGACTCGCCTTCTGTGGGCGCAGACCTACTACAAGACTGGCTGGGGCCGGCTGCACCTGGGTGGTCAATTTTTTGTTCTTTGTATTTTCTCTCTTTAAGTATTTTTTCAAATGTAGGGGTGTGCACTGCTTAGTAAATCATTCGTGCACTGCATTGATCAGGGTTCTGTACTGCATGTGCACGCATTCTGCACTACACATGTTTGCTCTACATTTTTGTGCACTGCATGAGTAGCatttttctttattgtttttcttcTTACGTATCCTTTTTCTAGTGTACGGGTGTGCACTGCTTTGTTGGCTCTTTGTGCACTGCATTCGTCATAGTCCTGTGTTGCAGGTGTACACATTTTGCACTGCGTGCATCCTTCTTTGTGCCAGAGTTGTAACTGCTTATACCAACGCTGCGGACTGCATTACTTACATTTAAGGACTGCATCAGGTGCACTAATTCTGCGTTGTGCACTGCGCGAAAGTGCTTCTCTTGTGCTTCATTTTGAGCATGTACTGCACTTCATGCACACATATTGTGTACTTCCTGAGATTACTTTGGAGAACTACATTCACTTTTATTTAGAATGGTCTGCGGATTACAATTTTTTAGAAATAACTATTTAATGATCTGCGGTTAGTTCGTGGGAAATGTTGCAGTCAAAGTACACCTTTTTTGGGTCCTTTTTCTTTGGTAACATAAGCCTTTATTGAATGTCCTTCATTCTTGGTAACATAATTTTCATTAACTCCCCTTTAACTTTCAGTTTTGACCTTTTTGCATTCCTCTTCTATAAATGTAGGCCAACTTCTACCCTTCCTTTGCAGTTCATTTCTCCTCTAGCCGCAACTTCTCTCCTTTCTCCAgcctctctttattttttttccttttctaggTTTTTGTTGCGATGGCTCCAGGCCCCTGCGCGAATCTCTCCTGCTGCGGCCATGGTTGTGGTGTGCCGACGCACTGCGATTGCTCAGCTTGCTCGCAGGCCCGTCGTGCTCGTCGTGGGGGCAAGGTCTCGTGCCGAGCTGGGCGAGCGGAGCAGCTCACATATGGCACAGTATTCACGGAAGGATTGGATATGGGCCACATCAACGTTGTTGCATTCTATTCCGCCCTGCTTCTCCGTGACCTTGGCCGCACAAGTCCTTTTGTCCATCAGCTTACGCCAACAGATGTGGAGactcactacaagatggtatttTTGCTTGATCTGATTTCTTCTttgtgttttctatttttttgtatAATTCCATACTAGTCTGAACTTCTAGTTTTTTAGGAACGCACTTATTTTTTTATTGAAGTGTACTGCACTGTGTACTTATatcttgtttttatttttttgcttgtgTGCATGGAGCTCGTGTTTTAGTTTGCATGGTTACAATATGTGAACTGCTTAGATATTAGATGAGCACTACTAGTTTCCACAATTTTCCCCGCTTGTACGGTGTGGTAGTCTCAAGAACTTCATGATAGTTAGAAGCATACTGCTTGTTTGCAAGTTCCATACTGCATATTAGATTGCGTTTAATCTGTACTGCTTGTTGGACTGTTGTACACTTCATCTAGCTCGTGTCTGTACTGTGTGTAGGTTTTTACTGGTTTGTGCAAAGTATGAGAATTGTACTGCTAGTATCGTCGCCAAAcagttttagtttttttttgcagaaaatccCCCAACGAGCTGTTAGGTATCTCCGGCTCAAGAAGAAGGGAATTCTCCAAGTTGTTCTTGGTAATGGACACCTGAAACCAGCCAAGTACCGTGTAGGCGTTGACGGGCGGCTGTATCTGTAGAAAGGCTGGAAGGAATTTGTCATTGATAGTGGCATGAAGTCTGAGCAAGTTGTTGTACTGAACTTCTTTGAACTCGAGGATCATACGGTTAGAATCATGTTTGACGTGATTGGTTAAGGTTATGAGGTTGATTTGTAATAAGTACTTTTGCGTGTCTAACGCTTCATCTTTTGATGTGTTTTGTAATAAGTACTTTTGTGATCTGAACCGCTTCAATTTATTATTCAGAACTTTGTGATGCCAGTGAGCGAACTGCATTTTTTTCATGGGTTTGTGGATCAAAATGTGTCAATGTTTACTCTAGACTGCTATATATATGGTATACTCTATACATCATTTCTCTTTTACATGGTTTAGTTGAATAACTCATAGTCAGTAGGAAATTTGTGTTTACATAAAATTTTAAATTGATACATAAGTCGTACAGATAAGCAAACTGCTATGTATATGATTAATTTATTGAAGTTCATCTATTTGGTCGTTAACCTGCTGCTTCTTCGCGGTGACTGGAGCGTGTCTAATCGCACTTTCTTTTGTTTTCCGTGGCGGTGTTGTTGGTTCTTGTCTCTGCACTGTTGTGTTTGTAGCCCCTCGCGTGCTGGTTGATGGCGGCTTTCGTTTTCCAGCACTGTGAACTGCATCCTTCTTTGCTCCTCGCGTGCTAGTTGATGGTGGCTTTCGTTTTCCAGCGCTGTGAACTGCATCCTTCTTTGCTCCTCGCGTGCTGGTTGATGGCGGCTTTCGTTTTCCAGCGCTGTGAACTGCATCTTTTCGTGCTCCTACCTTGTTTTTTGAACGTGGTGTCGTTGTCGGTTGTTTCTATACAGCAACATTCCCTTGTGGTGGTCTTGTGGGCATtttttcttcatgttcttcgtcctcttcactctcttcactctcttcttcctcttcctcctcttcttcatctgCTTCTTCATAAGCCACTCCTTCTTCAgtttcttcatgttcttcgtcctcttcactctcttcttcctcttcctcctcttcttcatgtGCTTCTTCATAAGCCATCTCTTCTTCAGTTGTGTCACCATCTTCTTCGTCTTCCTCATTTTCTAATCTTGTTCTTTTGGGGCAGGTTCTTGAATTGTGACTCTTCCTCTTTTTGCAGATGCTACAACGTCTCGGTTTCGTCCATTTCTTAGTGTTGTGAGTGGAATATCTGCTTGGTTGTGCATTGCCATGTCCTCGGTTTTCTTGTTCATTTCTTTTTGTACATGTCCTGGAATTGTGGCCGCTAATTTCATTACATGTCTTGCACCTTCTTATTCCCAGTGGGTGACCATCACTGTCCAGCTCAGGCTGTGGCTTACTGTTTTTGTCATCATTTTTCTCCTTGCATACAACCTTTTTCTGGGTTGCGTCGGCCCCTTTCTTCCTTCCTCTTGTGTTTGAAACAGGAGGTGGAAGAATTGTTTCTTTTTTGATAGCACCAGTTGCGCTGTGTTCGGTATTTTCTACTTGCTCGGTATTATTGTCATGCTGGGATTTCTCTGCTTGCTTTAgttttgcttcttcttcttcttcttcttcttcttcttcttcttcttcttcttcttcgttgagCACATAAACTTCCTCGATCAGTGCCCTCATACCAGACAATGCTCTATGGCACCCAGCGTCGGACCTTGTCGCTCTGTTTGCAAGGTCTATTGCTGTTTCTGTCAGCAATTTTCTACGGCAAAAAATTGAGCTTCCATCTGGTGATGTTTGTTCATAGTCTCTTTTGTCAAACATTGCATTTGATCTTGCGTTCCAGGTGTATCTTTTCATGATGTACACCTCAGGAATCTTGAGTACTCTCAAATGAGAAAGCATGCATAACACATGGACGCAAAAGAGCCCTGCAGACAACACATGATTTCTTTGTTTTGTAAGTGAACTGCATGAAATTAATAAACACATGTCTTTTTTCGTTATTTGTTCATTTTAAGTAAGTGAACTTCACTTTTGGTTTTGTGAATTACTTATGCATGTGGACTTTTAAAGTTCATTAAGTGAGCTTTCGTGCATGACTATCAGAAATTAGGATTTTTTTGCTAGCGAGTCGCACCTGTGTGTGTCCAGAGTTTGCACTCACATTCGTAGACACCTTTCTGTTCATCGGCGACCACTTGGAAATTATGCCTTGCCTAGTCGAATGCATCCGATCTGTTGTAGTGGTGTACGAGATACTTTGCCGGGTACTCAGGGCACCGTTCTGCTCTGAATGCAGTGCTGCGGTAGAGTATTTCTTTGAAATCTGCAAACACTGCCCTTGTATACACTTTTGATAGCAGAACTTTGAACCCAAACTTTGTTGTTGTTTTTACCTCTGACTGCATGATCAGAAATGCAGTGTTACGAACAAGAGAAATGAAAATTTTGTTTGTTTTTGTAGTTACATTTTTAGCAGTTTTTTATGGACATTTTGTTTACCTCATTTGCCACTGTCTCTGCGTGCGCGACGGCCTTCCTGGTCTGAATGCACTTGTCCACCTGCTGAGCAAATAGATGGAGATCATGCTTCTCTTTGACAAAGTTTTTCTTCAGTATGTGGTTCATGCTCCCGCTTCTGTGCGTGGAAGTCATCCGAGCACAGAAAATTTCCTTGTAGTAAGCCGAGATCCACTCGTGCCTGTCATCCCACAGCGAATTCATCACTTCGTCGTTTTGCAAGTTGTATCTCTGAATGAGGTCCTTCCATGCTCGTTCAAATTCTGACGGCATTAGTGGGTGGTTCAGAACCGCATTGAGGTATCCTTGAGTTTCTCGTGCGCCTTATACAGCAAGGCGAGGTGGTCTTTGTGCTTCTTCATGATATGCCACCGACACAACTTATGTAGTGTATCTGGGAGGATAGTTTTTAATGTTTCCTTCATCGAAGAACACTGATCTGAGAAGGCACAAATAGTGTTTTTTTAATAAGTTGTTTGTGTGTGTATAACATAGATGGAAGAAATATAAGTGTACCAAACAAACGTAAGTATACAGGTGTTTTTTTGTACCTGTGAGCATGCATTGGCGGCTTGTTGTTCATACACCTCAGAAATGTTTTGAAAACCCACTCGAACAACGGTATTGTTTCATCTCGCACGAGGGCAACGGCAAATATGGTGCTCTGTAGATGATGGTTCACTCCCACGAAGACTCCCAGCGACATGTGGAATTTGTTAGTTTTATATGTCGTGTCAAATGTAACGCAGACTCCAAAATCTTCATACGATCCTTTGCAACCTGCGTTGGCCCAAAAGACGTTTCTTACACGGTTATCTGCATCAACGTCATAATCATAGAAGAACTCTGGGTTTATCTTCTGTATCTTCTCAAAGAAATCCAAAAGTTTCTTGACGTCATCTTGGGACTCTTCTCTGGCAAACTTTTGTTTCCTGCATTTTCAAACGCAATGCAAACTCATCTCATCAAACAGGAAATAATTACCGACAGAATGCTCAAGTGATATGCTCTGTGATGTGCTTACTTGTTTACCCAGTCGCGGCTAGTATGTCCCATGTACTGCAGACCACCGGACATACGCGACAGCGTTGACATCAtctgagtgtgtgtgtgtgtagttgtCCAGTTGCATGTCTTTCACTAACTGGTCTATCAAAGGATCATCTTTTTTGTGCAATCGCATGTGCAAAAGCATGCCGGGGCTTTCTAGCATCTTGTGATTGTGGTTGAGTTCAACCATTTCTATCACAAATTTGCCATCCTTCCTCTTTTTGACTCTAATCATTGCCTTGCAGTCAATCCTTTTTGATGTCTTCTGACGTTTCCGGTGATAATCTTACATAGTCTGCTTGTGCGTCCCTTCTCTTGAGCAGACAATGTAGGCATTTGTCCTGTGTTTTTCCCTCTTGCGTATGCCAAACCCTGCACATCTTGCATATTTGTTGTAAAAGTCCCATGCCTTGTCGTACGTGCTGAACTTCATTCCAGCGGCAGGTATGAGGTTCAGCGGCATGTTTTTATCCTGCATTAAGTGCAATGCTCTATGAGATAATTTGTTCTGTTCTGTTTTTTAAATACGAGGAGTGCATACGAGTTTAATAAAGCATTGCAATGTTCCTAAGTTTTCAGAAGAATCCAATGTATTAGATGCTAGGTCAAACCTCACAAGAAATATCAGTGTGCACTGCAATGTTATCTGAATGGACTGCAACTGTTATTATTTTTTCAGAACATAAACTTACATGTGTGTAGAGTCGTTCACCCGATGGTGTTTGCAGCTTGCCGGGTTGTATTGGACATGGCGGGGTTATAGCAGATCTGTGTAGTTGAGGATCTCACGGCGGCAATAGTAAGGAGGATTTGTACCTGCTGTTGACTTTTGACCGAGGCACCGTTGTTGGTCGCAGTGTCGAAGTTGATGCAGCAGGTCTGCTTGGAGCTCTGTTTTTCGGTGCAGCAGGTGGACGCTGAGCTCTGTTTTGGGGTGCAGCAAGTGGACGTGGTGGTAATCCAGTGTTGTGACGATGTCTCAGTGGATTGGTTTGAAAATTTTGGAGCGGTGGcacatcatcatagtcataatcATCATCTGCTGCAACATCGTGTTCAACTGCATCATCATTGTTTGTTCGGACATGTTGTCCAAACATAGTGAACTCGTGCTTATACTCTGGGTTGAGAACTGTTATTGGCTCATCTTCAtcgtcatcatcttcatcatcccgttGGTGAGTGCCCTCCCAGACGAATGTGACATCATCGTCATCTTCGACTACCTCTTCTTCCTGGAAAAAATCCTCTTCCGGAGAGTACCGCACCCTGTTTGTTGTCGTGAAGAATCCTTGAGGAATCTCAGGGGTAACCCAGCCAATATCTCTTTCAGAAGAAGCTTTACTCTTCTGAAAGTTGTTGTTCTCAGTGTTGTCAATTATGCGTGGCATTTTGTATCTCCCGAACGTCATTTCCTACACACAAAATGACTGAGCTGCATTGTCAGGTTAAATGAACTGAATCATGAGAACTACAATGTGTTTGAAAGGGTACTACGAAGTATTGCACGCTGACTACATCACCCCGCAAGGTGAACTGAAGCAACCGCACTGCATCGTTATCCGTAATGAACCTATACAAGCGTACTGCATAACCGAGCAAGCATACTGCATAACCGAGCAAGTGCACTGCATTTTTTCCAACGACGAACTGAAGCAACCACACTGCATCTTTTTTGAGGCGTACTGTACTGCTTGTACTACTTCATATGGAATAAGTAAACTGAGATAGTTGAGGGAGTGTACTGCTTACCTCGTGTTGCAGTGCTTTCTTGCGTTTGCATGAAGAAGTTACCCTCTCGTCCGTCTGCAGAACTTTTGCGTTCACCCGTGCAGTCCACTTACCCTTCAGAAGTTCATGAGCGGTCTGGACGTTGCTCAAGGTGAGTGGTGACGGAGGATTTGCTCTGAAGGTCATTGTAGACTTATTCCAAGAAGCTGTCGTGGATGAAGGAACCTTGCGCACAGTCCTCCTTGCTTGAATTGGTTTGATGTCGAGGCAGCACCAATCCACATCTGATGAAGTACAGCTAATTGAAGACCCGGAGGAGTTCGGCGGCGGCGCTACCGAGCTGCTGCCGCAGAAGAAGGCCGATATGCTGGTGGGGGAGGTGTTACTCGGTTGCTGCCGCGGAAGAAGGCCGAGAGGCGACGGGCGGCGTCGCTACTTGGGCGTTGCCGCGGAAGAACGCCGGGAGCGGAGGGGCGGCGTCGCTGCCGGCCGCCACCATGGAAGAAGGCCGGGAGGGGAGGGGTGGTGGCGCTCCCAGGCCGCCGCTGCGGGAGAAagcggggaggggaggggcggcatTGCTCCCTGGCCGCCGCCGCGGAAGAAAGCCGGGAGTAGAGGGGCGGCGACGCTCCCAGACCGCTGCCGCGGAAGAAGGCCTGGAGGGGAGGGGCGGCCGCGCTCCCAGGCCGCTGCCGCGGTAGAAGgccgggaggggaggggcggccgCACTCCCAGGCCGCTGCCAGGCCGCTGCCGCGGAAGAAGGTCGG contains:
- the LOC109757896 gene encoding uncharacterized protein yields the protein MADAPLYKQRRRYTRELHDVDLDGNHKLHVVFTSKGQDVDKMLSTLRRKLGGMPVKLVGVDVEYTHYVKRQRAAVLQLCVEKECLVYHISAAKDRPMELDKFLMNGEYTFVEFSIERDKSKLKLSGLEINSDNYIDIQVE